The segment TGCCACCCAGACCGAATGGGTCGGCAAGTTCAACTCGGTCGACGAGGCGACGCTGCGTTCGGTCGGCGGGCTGCCGCAGCAGGAGCAGTTCACCAAGCTGATCGAGCTGTCGGGGCTGGGCGACTTCTTCAAGGAGCGCGGTGTTCCGGCCGATCGCATCCAGGCCTGCCTGTCCGACAAGGCCGCGCTCGCCGAGCTGCTCAAGATCCGCGACCATGGCGCCAACGAGGACAAGGTCGACGGCACCCCCAATTTCCTGATCAACGGCGAGCGCCAGGAAGGCGTCTACGACTGGCCGGGCCTCGAGGCCAAGCTGCGCGAGCGCGTTCGCTGACATGACGCGCGGAAGCGCATCGGTGGAGACGGATTGAACCGCCGATGCGCTTCCGCAAGCTCCGCCTGTCCGGTTTCAAGAGCTTCGTCGAGCCGGCCGAGCTGATCATCGAACGCGGGCTGACCGGCATCGTCGGCCCCAATGGCTGCGGCAAGTCCAACCTGCTCGAGGCGATTCGCTGGGTGATGGGCGAATCGAGCGCCAAGTCGATGCGCGGCGGCGGCATGGAGGACGTGATCTTCGCCGGCACCACGACCCGGCCGGCGCGCGATTTCGCCGAGGTCACCCTGTTCACCGAACGGCCCGAGGCGGAGGCCGACGAGGATCGCGAGGTCGAGGTCACCCGCCGGATCGAGCGCGGCGCCGGTTCGGCCTATCGCATGAACGGGCGCGACGTGCGCCAGAAGGACGTCGGCCTGCTGTTCGCCGACGCCGCGACCGGTGCGCATTCGCCGGCGCTGGTCAGCCAGGGGCGGATCGCGGCGGTGATCGCCGCCAAGCCGGCCGAGCGGCGCCAGATGCTGGAGGAGGCGGCGGGCATCGCCGGCCTCCACGTCCGCCGCAAGGATGCCGAGCAGAAGCTGCGCGCGACCGAGACCAACCTGGCGCGGCTCGACGACCTGATCGCCGACATGGAGAACCGGACCGCCTCGCTCAGGCGGCAGGCGCGCGCGGCCGAGCGCTACAAGGCGCTGAGCGAGCAGATCAGGCTCGCCGAGGCACGGCTGATCTATTCGCGCTGGCGCGACGCGGCCGCGGCGGCCGAGGCGGCGCGCAAGGAGGCGACCGCCGCTGAGGCGGCCGTCGCCCAGGCGACCGAGGCGCAGCGGACGATCGCCGAGAAGCAGGCCGAGGCGGCGCGCAAGGTCGGCGACGCGCGGCAGGCGGCGCAGACGGCGCGGGAGCGATCGACCGGGCTCGCCCATCGCCTAGCGACCTTGACCGGCGAGCTGGAGAGCGTCCGCCGCCGGATATCCGACATCGCCCAGTCGCGCGACACGCTGAGCCGCGACCGGGCGCGCGAGGATCGGCTGGCGATCGACGCGGCGGCGGCGCTGTCGGCGCTGGCCGAGGAGGAGAAGGAGCTCGCCCGCCGGATCGAGGAGGCGACGGTCCGCCAGTCGGCGATCGACGGGCAGGTCCGCGACGCCGAGGCCGAGGCGCGCGAGGCCGAGCTGGCGGTCGCCAAGGCGCAGGCCGCCCATGCCGCCGAACAGGCCGACATGCGCGTCGCCCAGGCCAATGTCGCCGCCGCCCGCCAGCGGCTCGACCGTGCCCAGGCCGAGATGCAGCGCATCGTCCGCGAGCTGGCGGCGCTGGGCGACGAGGCGCCGCTGATCGCCCGCCGCACCGCCGCCGTCGCGGCGCGCGAACTGGCCGAGCGCGCCATCGCCGACGCGATGGCCGCGATCGGCGCGGGCGAGGAGGCACGCGCCGCCGCCGCCCAGCGCCGCGACGAGGCCGAGGCGGCGAGCGGCGCGGCGCGCGCGGCGCTGGCCGCGCTCGAATCGGAGGCGCGGTCGCTGGAGAAGGCGGCGAGCGCGGCGGGGAAGGGCGATCGCGCGATCGACCAGGTCCGCGCCGCGTCGGGTTATGAACGCGCGCTGGCGGCGGCGCTCGGCGACGATCTCGACGCCGCGGTGGGCGGCGAGGGGCCGCTGCGCTGGTCGGGCGCCGCGCCCGGCGACGATCCCGCGCTGCCCAAGGGGACCGAGCGGCTGGCCGACCATGTCCATGCGCCGGCCGAATTGGCGCGGCGGCTGGCGCAGGTCGCGGTGGTCGACGACGACGACGGATCGATCGCGCTCGCGGCCGGGCAGCGGCTCGTCACCCGCGACGGGCGGATGCGGCGCTGGGACGGCTTCTTCGCGGCCGATGTCGGCGCGGCGGCGGCCGAGCGGCTGGTCCGGGCCAACCGGCTCGCCGAGCTTCAGGCGGCGCTGCCCGGCGCGCGGGCCGAGCTGGAGGCGGCGCAGGCGGCGCTCGCCGAGGCCAATGGCGCGACCC is part of the Rhizorhabdus wittichii RW1 genome and harbors:
- a CDS encoding chromosome segregation protein SMC (TIGRFAM: chromosome segregation protein SMC~PFAM: SMC domain protein; SMCs flexible hinge domain protein), translated to MRFRKLRLSGFKSFVEPAELIIERGLTGIVGPNGCGKSNLLEAIRWVMGESSAKSMRGGGMEDVIFAGTTTRPARDFAEVTLFTERPEAEADEDREVEVTRRIERGAGSAYRMNGRDVRQKDVGLLFADAATGAHSPALVSQGRIAAVIAAKPAERRQMLEEAAGIAGLHVRRKDAEQKLRATETNLARLDDLIADMENRTASLRRQARAAERYKALSEQIRLAEARLIYSRWRDAAAAAEAARKEATAAEAAVAQATEAQRTIAEKQAEAARKVGDARQAAQTARERSTGLAHRLATLTGELESVRRRISDIAQSRDTLSRDRAREDRLAIDAAAALSALAEEEKELARRIEEATVRQSAIDGQVRDAEAEAREAELAVAKAQAAHAAEQADMRVAQANVAAARQRLDRAQAEMQRIVRELAALGDEAPLIARRTAAVAARELAERAIADAMAAIGAGEEARAAAAQRRDEAEAASGAARAALAALESEARSLEKAASAAGKGDRAIDQVRAASGYERALAAALGDDLDAAVGGEGPLRWSGAAPGDDPALPKGTERLADHVHAPAELARRLAQVAVVDDDDGSIALAAGQRLVTRDGRMRRWDGFFAADVGAAAAERLVRANRLAELQAALPGARAELEAAQAALAEANGATQAAKVAIDAARAELGRAEGTQRNAIRDEDQATTAIERLAAQQAAMAERQARAKAETDEAGALVETQMAAMLALPDGEATRAEVERLRQLSETVRARLFEARGMAMTLAQAASADAQRQQAARGEAKSWKTRAGDAANRIAEMDARAAAIETESKALEGRPEELEALIASVGADSRAAEQQAEIAREAERVAENELRAIEAGVAQAGEALAAAREARAGAQARLENQEQRRVEMGRISGERFECPAPVLPQKVGFVSDEVGEAGAESARLEQLTADRERLGPVNLVAEIELAEIEGQHATSITERDELYEAINRLRGSIGSLNREGRARLLAAFEAVNGHFRRLFTTLFGGGEAHLALIDSDDPLEAGLEIMAQPPGKNLSSLTLLSGGEQALTAVALIFGLFLTNPAPICVLDEVDAPLDDANIERFCDLLVAMTRETETRYLIVTHNAVTMSRMHRLFGVTMVERGVSRLVSVDLSGAEQLLAAE